A single window of Coffea eugenioides isolate CCC68of chromosome 7, Ceug_1.0, whole genome shotgun sequence DNA harbors:
- the LOC113778561 gene encoding U-box domain-containing protein 21 codes for MIFSWRHKRANRRGQARKNEALEGNCDLELTIPKHFQCPISLDLMKDPVTLSTGITYDRENIERWIEAGNQTCPVTNQALKSFDQIPNHSIRRMIQDWCVENKSYGVERIPTPRIPITPYEVSEISSKIVAATTRKDGNKCQELVGKIRNLAKESERNKKRVVENGVGYVLSSSFETFAGDSMEKHEVLLKEILSALTWMFPLGIEGQSKLGSSASLRCIAWFLHGEDLSTRQHAVMVLKELLANSLDHQISDGLIEIEGISEALFKILKVPIGPTATKASLMVTYYMLQSEKSEKLASRFVEMGLVSLVVEMLVDGEKSTSEKALGVLEAICNWEEGREKACSNALTMPLLVKKILRVSEMGTEFAVSTLSKLCKEVEDENPVIEALEVGAFQKLLVVLQVGCGENTKEKITELLKLMNLYRNRIDCFDSLSGFKYIQRPY; via the coding sequence ATGATCTTTTCTTGGAGACACAAGAGAGCAAATCGCCGCGGCCAGGCTAGGAAAAATGAGGCTTTGGAGGGGAATTGTGACTTAGAACTCACGATTCCAAAACATTTTCAGTGCCCGATTTCTCTTGATCTAATGAAGGATCCTGTGACATTGTCAACCGGGATCACATATGATCGAGAGAACATCGAAAGATGGATTGAGGCTGGCAATCAAACTTGTCCCGTGACGAACCAAGCCTTGAAGAGTTTTGATCAAATCCCAAACCATTCCATAAGGAGGATGATTCAAGATTGGTGTGTTGAGAATAAATCTTATGGAGTAGAAAGGATACCAACGCCCAGGATTCCGATAACCCCTTATGAGGTTTCGGAGATCAGCTCGAAGATTGTAGCTGCTACAACTCGTAAAGATGGAAACAAGTGCCAAGAATTGGTGGGAAAGATCAGAAATTTGGCGAAAGAAAGTGAACGTAACAAAAAACGCGTAGTCGAAAATGGAGTTGGCTATGTTTTATCCTCTTCATTCGAGACTTTCGCGGGCGATTCGATGGAGAAACACGAAGTTTTACTAAAGGAGATCTTGTCTGCATTGACATGGATGTTCCCACTTGGGATTGAAGGCCAATCCAAGCTAGGTTCATCGGCGTCCTTACGTTGCATTGCATGGTTTTTGCACGGCGAAGATTTATCCACACGACAACATGCAGTAATGGTACTCAAAGAGTTGCTTGCAAATTCTTTAGACCATCAAATTTCCGATGGACTAATAGAAATTGAAGGCATTTCTGAAGCTTTGTTCAAGATTTTGAAAGTCCCAATTGGCCCTACAGCCACAAAAGCTTCTCTAATGGTCACATATTACATGTTACAATCTGAAAAGAGTGAGAAGTTGGCATCAAGATTTGTTGAGATGGGCTTGGTTTCTTTGGTGGTAGAAATGCTTGTTGATGGAGAAAAAAGTACATCAGAGAAGGCGCTTGGAGTTTTGGAGGCCATATGCAATTgggaagaaggaagagaaaaggcGTGCAGCAATGCTTTGACTATGCCATTGCTggttaagaaaattttgagggtTTCAGAAATGGGTACAGAATTTGCCGTCTCAACTTTGTCGAAGCTTTGTAAAGAGGTTGAAGATGAAAATCCTGTGATTGAAGCATTGGAAGTTGGTGCTTTTCAGAAGCTTTTGGTTGTTTTACAAGTTGGATGCGGTGAAAATACCAAAGAGAAAATCACTGAACTGTTGAAGTTGATGAATCTTTACAGAAATAGAATAGATTGTTTTGATTCATTAAGCGGTTTCAAGTATATTCAGAGGCCATATTGA
- the LOC113776820 gene encoding PHD finger protein MALE MEIOCYTE DEATH 1, with product MSKSNLEAQKMRKGIPKYYGFHTFGDPGYPILLNGPFRDNIRIFLQQCAELQDYKVEGMSIWSTFLVHENGGFVVPLYAIEEHVKHSLSPFCDHCRCAGWSHHFVSRRKYHLIIPVDGKWNKPLGRDAFDLETHLLHGLIHCNGFGHLLCINGIEGGSKKLCGREIMDLWDRICSNLQASKITVEDVSKKHMMDLRLLHGVAYGHPWFGRWGYRFCHGSFGVREHHYERAIELLSSLKLDDVIRDFDFTDRCKEIKEIIHCYRNLSETNLITLRDLFRFMLVLKSRAEMRRNAAKSTAMARLVSSGYFERKAVLKQHFEKEKSAKCRKFSAVAANWDSRWPVRRLEFTANVIVDALREKKAANRFRSSVMNRQEVRDAARQQIGDTGLIDYVLKSLNNVVVGGYIVRRMVNRATRKLEFTIEEVKNGVKFGEGKVPAAVQACHTVPRNDVFGDLSCLYDNILFDYPEVDMVRLAAGTVLNSKYFVKEWPFRDEQDLALRFTCRLMPSLTEMETELTRELPRGEYIVVPLHSTIGDLKIAIQSAMRDTYCIMKHLLVTDIIETEGMSDEEVLFGILESGTELWVRGTGLNLETDLRYEGGADNWKVRCRCGAQDDDGERMVSCDMCEIWQHTRCCGIEDSEAVPPVFVCDACCTSLAPSRAAQPSYELEPYGALVSPAASYVYYPEAALLNFGGSEIFQIESN from the exons ATGTCAAAATCAAATCTTGAAGCCCAGAAGATGAGAAAAGGCATCCCAAAATACTATGGATTCCACACTTTTGGTGATCCTGGCTACCCCATCTTGCTCAATGGCCCTTTCAGAGACAACATTCGCATTTTCCTTCAACAGTGTGCAGAGCTTCAGGACTATAAAGTGGAAGGAATGTCAATTTGGTCCACATTTCTGGTTCATGAAAATGGGGGATTTGTGGTTCCTCTCTACGCTATTGAAGAACATGTGAAGCACTCCCTCAGTCCCTTTTGTGATCACTGCAGATGTGCTG GGTGGAGTCATCATTTTGTGTCCAGAAGGAAGTATCATCTGATAATACCAGTTGATGGGAAGTGGAATAAGCCTCTGGGAAGAGATGCTTTTGATCTTGAAACCCATCTCTTGCATGGGTTGATTCACTGCAATGGATTTGGACATCTTCTCTGCATTAATGGGATTGAAGGTGGATCTAAGAAGCTATGCGGAAGAGAGATAATGGATCTTTGGGACAGAATCTGCTCTAATCTACAAGCTAG TAAAATCACAGTAGAGGATGTTTCAAAGAAGCATATGATGGATCTTAGGTTGCTTCATGGTGTTGCTTATGGACATCCTTGGTTTGGTAGATGGGGATATCGGTTTTGCCATGGCAGCTTTGGGGTGAGAGAGCATCATTATGAAAGAGCAATTGAACTTCTTAGCTCCCTGAAACTTGATGATGTGATTCGTGATTTCGATTTCACAGATAGATGCAAGGAAATCAAGGAAATAATTCACTGCTACAGAAACTTGAGTGAGACCAATTTGATCACCTTGCGTGATCTCTTCAGATTTATGCTTGTTCTCAAGTCCAGGGCTGAAATGAGAAGAAATGCAGCTAAATCAACTGCCATGGCACGGTTAGTTTCTTCAGGTTATTTTGAGAGGAAAGCTGTTCTTAAGCAACATTTTGAAAAGGAGAAGTCAGCAAAATGCCGGAAATTTTCTGCAGTTGCTGCTAATTGGGATAGCCGATGGCCTGTTAGAAGATTGGAGTTTACAGCTAATGTGATTGTTGATGCTTTAAGGGAGAAGAAAGCAGCAAACAGATTCAGGAGTTCTGTGATGAACAGGCAGGAGGTACGAGATGCAGCTCGCCAACAAATAGGTGATACAGGTTTGATTGATTACGTACTGAAATCACTGAATAATGTGGTTGTTGGGGGTTACATAGTCAGGAGGATGGTAAATAGAGCAACAAGAAAGCTAGAATTCACAATCGAGGAGGTTAAGAATGGTGTAAAATTTGGTGAAGGAAAAGTTCCAGCGGCAGTTCAGGCCTGTCATACGGTGCCACGAAATGATGTTTTTGGTGATCTCTCTTGCTTGTATGATAATATCCTTTTCGATTATCCTGAAGTGGACATGGTGAGATTGGCTGCAGGTACAGTTCTGAATAGCAAATACTTTGTGAAGGAGTGGCCATTCAGGGATGAGCAAGATCTCGCACTTAGATTCACTTGCAGATTAATGCCAAGTTTGACAGAGATGGAAACTGAACTTACTAGGGAACTCCCAAGGGGGGAGTACATTGTGGTTCCTCTGCATTCTACCATTGGGGATCTAAAGATAGCTATACAGAGTGCAATGAGGGACACTTACTGCATCATGAAACATCTTCTGGTAACAGATATCATAGAAACTGAGGGAATGAGTGACGAAGAGGTACTCTTTGGCATTCTTGAGTCTGGTACAGAACTTTGGGTAAGAGGTACCGGACTGAATCTGGAAACTGATCTGAGGTATGAAGGTGGAGCAGACAACTGGAAAGTCAGATGTAGGTGTGGTGCTCAGGATGATGATGGTGAGAGGATGGTTTCATGTGACATGTGTGAGATATGGCAGCATACACGCTGCTGCGGCATTGAGGATTCTGAAGCTGTCCCTCCAGTTTTTGTGTGTGATGCATGTTGCACTTCACTTGCACCATCAAGGGCAGCACAGCCAAGCTATGAGCTAGAACCTTATGGAGCTCTGGTGTCCCCTGCTGCATCATATGTCTACTACCCAGAGGCTGCTTTGCTGAATTTTGGTGGTTCTGAGATTTTTCAAATAGAAAGTAACTGA
- the LOC113777512 gene encoding uncharacterized protein LOC113777512, producing MDSPQKSRPLSFNIFLLYLFLSTNLLTYFVSTRLHSSSCTLNSNIDTISTIATNTITEPIISQHAQQDETQTTADLPAEFLAFTSPQKLPFGFNTNFNSDKMIPPVGHACTLFPDKLSRYMSYKVNGSCPDDELLAQKLLLKGCEPLPRRRCRPAAQKEYVEPYPLPQSSWTTPSDSSVVWTAYSCKNYSCLINRMHTQKGFDDCKDCFDLEGREKHRWAGTSISDGLDFSIDDVLAVKKPGTIRIGLDIGGGVATFAVRMRERNITIITTSMNLNGPFNTFIASRGVIPLYISISQRLPFFDNTLDIVHSMHVLSNWIPTTLLHFLFFDIYRVLRPGGLFWLDHFFCVGDQLEQVYAPLIESIGFNKVKWVVGPKLDRGPELREMYLSALLQKPLKNSW from the coding sequence ATGGATTCCCCTCAAAAGTCCAGGCCACTCTCCTTCAACATTTTCTTGCTTTACCTATTTTTATCTACAAATCTTCTAACATATTTTGTCTCCACAAGACTGCATTCTTCTTCCTGTACTCTAAATTCCAACATAGACACTATTAGTACCATTGCTACCAACACTATTACTGAACCCATCATTAGTCAGCATGCACAGCAAGATGAGACGCAAACAACTGCAGACCTTCCAGCGGAGTTCCTTGCTTTCACGTCTCCACAGAAGCTCCCCTTTGGATTCAACACAAATTTCAACTCTGACAAAATGATACCTCCAGTTGGACATGCTTGCACCCTCTTTCCTGATAAGCTTAGTCGATATATGTCGTACAAAGTCAACGGGTCCTGCCCTGATGATGAACTCCTGGCCCAGAAGCTTCTTCTGAAGGGCTGTGAGCCACTCCCACGCCGCCGTTGCCGTCCAGCTGCCCAGAAGGAATATGTGGAACCTTACCCTCTTCCACAAAGCTCATGGACCACACCATCAGATTCATCTGTTGTATGGACTGCATATTCTTGCAAGAACTACTCGTGTCTCATTAATCGAATGCATACTCAGAAAGGTTTTGATGATTGTAAAGACTGTTTTGATCTTGAAGGTCGAGAGAAACATAGATGGGCAGGAACAAGCATCAGTGACGGCCTTGACTTCTCCATAGATGATGTACTGGCAGTAAAGAAACCTGGCACCATTAGGATAGGGCTGGATATTGGAGGAGGCGTGGCCACATTTGCAGTAAGAATGAGAGAAAGGAACATAACAATAATAACGACATCCATGAACCTGAATGGTCCTTTCAATACTTTTATAGCATCAAGAGGGGTGATACCTTTGTACATAAGCATTTCACAAAGACTACCATTCTTTGACAACACATTGGATATTGTCCACTCAATGCATGTCTTGAGCAATTGGATACCAACAACACTGCTTCATTTCTTGTTCTTTGACATCTATAGGGTGCTTAGACCTGGGGGACTCTTCTGGCTTGACCATTTCTTCTGTGTTGGTGATCAGCTGGAACAGGTTTATGCACCTCTAATAGAAAGCATTGGGTTCAACAAGGTGAAGTGGGTAGTAGGGCCAAAACTGGACCGAGGGCCAGAACTCCGTGAGATGTATCTTTCAGCATTATTACAGAAGCCACTAAAGAATTCTTGGTGA